A section of the Anabaena cylindrica PCC 7122 genome encodes:
- the yidC gene encoding membrane protein insertase YidC, which translates to MDFGIGFLSNNVMLPIIDFFYGIVPSYGLAIVALTLIIRFALYPLSAGSIRSMRRMRIVQPLMQKRMAEVKERYKDDAQKQQEEMVNVQKEFGNPLAGCLPLLLQMPVLLALFATLRGSPFAGVSYSVNLQVFPAEQIEQIQPQAFATPPQNIYIADGDHTKITAILPSGNKLAVGEKTKIQYQTVEGKPFNSLLAEHPETKLTPEWKITKGEERVKIDADGNIEALQPGDVTIQGTIPGLAADKGFLFIDALGRVGAQDPDGTIHWDIVAMIVFFGISLYVSQLLSGQNSSGGNPQQDTVNKITPVIFSGMFLFFPLPAGVLMYMVIGNVFQTLQTYILSREPLSEELQKMVAVQEKEKEKEAASGDQKTLPFEPKSSKKKATG; encoded by the coding sequence ATGGATTTTGGTATCGGGTTCCTCTCGAACAACGTGATGCTGCCAATCATAGATTTTTTCTATGGTATTGTGCCTAGCTATGGATTGGCTATAGTTGCCTTGACATTGATAATCCGCTTTGCGCTCTATCCCCTGAGTGCTGGCTCCATTCGTAGTATGCGACGAATGCGGATTGTGCAGCCCTTGATGCAAAAGCGGATGGCAGAAGTCAAAGAGCGTTATAAAGATGATGCTCAAAAGCAGCAAGAGGAAATGGTAAATGTCCAAAAAGAATTTGGCAACCCATTAGCCGGATGTTTGCCGCTGCTGTTACAGATGCCAGTATTACTAGCACTGTTTGCCACTTTGCGAGGTTCACCATTTGCGGGAGTTAGTTACTCCGTTAACTTGCAAGTCTTTCCTGCCGAACAAATCGAACAAATTCAACCCCAAGCTTTTGCTACTCCCCCGCAAAATATTTATATTGCTGATGGAGATCACACAAAAATCACTGCTATTCTTCCCAGTGGTAACAAGTTGGCTGTGGGAGAAAAAACTAAAATTCAATATCAGACAGTAGAAGGTAAACCCTTTAATTCGCTCTTAGCAGAACATCCAGAAACCAAGTTAACCCCAGAATGGAAAATTACCAAAGGGGAAGAAAGGGTCAAAATTGATGCTGATGGCAATATAGAAGCCTTACAGCCAGGAGATGTTACCATCCAAGGTACAATTCCCGGACTAGCAGCAGATAAAGGATTTCTGTTTATTGATGCTCTAGGTAGGGTAGGCGCACAAGATCCAGATGGTACAATCCACTGGGATATTGTGGCGATGATTGTCTTCTTTGGTATCAGTCTTTATGTTAGCCAATTGCTTTCTGGGCAAAATTCCAGTGGTGGTAATCCCCAGCAGGACACAGTTAACAAAATTACCCCTGTTATCTTTTCGGGGATGTTTCTGTTTTTCCCTCTGCCAGCTGGTGTACTGATGTACATGGTAATTGGTAACGTTTTCCAAACCCTGCAAACTTACATTCTTTCCCGCGAACCTCTATCTGAGGAATTGCAAAAGATGGTAGCAGTTCAGGAGAAGGAAAAAGAAAAAGAAGCTGCAAGCGGAGATCAAAAGACATTGCCCTTTGAGCCAAAAAGTTCTAAGAAAAAGGCTACAGGCTGA
- a CDS encoding type II toxin-antitoxin system RelE family toxin, translating to MSERYTLRIAKTAEKDLLDLQPKQYKQVVSKILSLQGNPRPQDYAALKGYQGGYRIDQGEYRILYTIDDDTKLVDVFRVGKRNDDEVYKNL from the coding sequence ATGAGTGAACGATATACATTGAGGATTGCGAAAACTGCGGAAAAAGACTTATTAGATTTACAACCAAAACAATATAAACAAGTTGTTTCTAAAATACTATCACTTCAGGGTAATCCTCGCCCTCAAGACTATGCAGCTTTAAAAGGTTATCAAGGCGGTTATCGTATTGATCAAGGTGAATACAGAATTTTGTACACCATTGATGATGATACTAAATTAGTCGATGTTTTTCGAGTTGGTAAACGCAATGATGATGAAGTTTATAAAAATTTGTAA
- a CDS encoding NAD(P) transhydrogenase subunit alpha, which produces MTEALLAALFVLVLASFIGFEVINKVPPTLHTPLMSGSNAISGISVIGAILAAGERNTNLSVILGLIAVILAMVNVVGGFLVTDRMLQMFKKKEVKA; this is translated from the coding sequence ATGACAGAAGCATTACTTGCTGCCTTATTTGTACTGGTGTTGGCATCTTTCATTGGCTTTGAAGTTATTAACAAAGTGCCACCAACCTTACACACCCCCTTAATGTCCGGTTCCAACGCCATTTCCGGTATTTCTGTAATTGGCGCAATCCTCGCTGCTGGGGAGAGAAACACCAATTTATCAGTAATTCTCGGTTTAATCGCCGTGATATTGGCAATGGTTAACGTTGTCGGTGGTTTCCTCGTCACAGACAGAATGCTGCAAATGTTCAAGAAAAAGGAAGTTAAAGCATGA
- the rnpA gene encoding ribonuclease P protein component produces the protein MALPKAYRLKSRRDFQAVFREGIRCHSSHFTLRALKPSRSKEPSLDTAPATTQANGNENLASTQIGISISTKVSKRAVVRNRIKRQITGALYQLLPRLSPGWRLVVIVKPKSAESECVSQQFLQELEQLLAKAEVINGHS, from the coding sequence GTGGCTTTGCCCAAAGCATATAGACTAAAATCCCGCAGGGATTTTCAGGCAGTTTTCCGAGAAGGAATTCGGTGTCATAGCTCTCATTTCACTTTGAGAGCTTTAAAGCCGTCGCGTTCAAAAGAACCTTCTTTGGATACTGCCCCTGCAACAACACAAGCAAATGGCAATGAAAATTTAGCCAGTACGCAAATTGGCATTTCCATTAGTACCAAAGTCAGTAAAAGGGCAGTAGTTCGCAACCGAATCAAACGCCAAATTACAGGTGCTTTGTATCAACTATTGCCTAGGTTATCCCCAGGATGGCGATTAGTAGTGATTGTGAAGCCAAAGTCAGCAGAATCTGAGTGCGTAAGCCAACAATTTCTGCAAGAATTAGAGCAGTTGTTGGCAAAAGCTGAGGTAATAAATGGGCATTCGTGA
- a CDS encoding type II toxin-antitoxin system PemK/MazF family toxin yields MYRGEVWLVNLDPTVGTEISKKRPCIIVNDNSIGILPLKVIVPVTDWKERYSIRPWMVKLEPTTENSLAKVSGVDTFQIRSVSETRLVRKLGQLSESEMQLISQALAVVLSLSLSN; encoded by the coding sequence ATGTATAGAGGTGAAGTCTGGTTAGTTAATTTAGATCCAACTGTAGGCACGGAAATTAGTAAAAAACGTCCTTGTATTATAGTTAATGATAATTCTATTGGTATTTTACCTTTGAAGGTAATTGTTCCAGTTACAGATTGGAAAGAACGTTATTCTATTAGACCTTGGATGGTAAAATTAGAACCAACTACAGAGAATAGTTTAGCAAAAGTTTCTGGTGTTGATACTTTTCAAATACGTTCTGTTTCAGAAACACGATTAGTTAGAAAGTTAGGTCAACTTTCTGAATCAGAAATGCAGCTTATTTCTCAAGCATTAGCTGTGGTGTTAAGTCTTTCTCTGTCAAATTGA
- a CDS encoding type II toxin-antitoxin system Phd/YefM family antitoxin yields MSVISASEARANFPDIMNRAEYGGERILIQRHGKPAVAMISIEDLKLLEAIEDAIDSAKLRRAIEENTGFTTIEEIIAKRPNE; encoded by the coding sequence ATGTCTGTCATCAGTGCAAGTGAAGCGCGTGCTAACTTTCCAGATATTATGAACCGTGCAGAATATGGTGGAGAAAGAATATTAATTCAGCGTCATGGTAAACCTGCTGTAGCGATGATTAGTATTGAAGATTTAAAACTACTAGAAGCAATAGAAGATGCAATAGATTCTGCTAAATTGCGACGTGCAATAGAAGAAAACACAGGATTTACCACCATAGAAGAAATAATAGCAAAACGCCCCAATGAGTGA
- a CDS encoding Re/Si-specific NAD(P)(+) transhydrogenase subunit alpha — protein sequence MRIAVAKEIEVCERRVALIPDTVSRLVKQGLEVFVETGAGEKAFFSDSDYEAAGATVVADTAKLWGEADILLKVSPPQEREDGRSEIELLKSGSVLISFLNPLGNPVIAQQLANRQITALSMELIPRTTRAQSMDALSSQASLAGYKAVLIAAAALPKYFPMLTTAAGTIAPAKVFIMGAGVAGLQAIATARRLGAVVEAFDIRPAVKEEVQSLGAKFVEVKLEEETVAAGGYAKEISEDSKKRTQELVAEHVKNSDVVITTAQVPGRKAPQLVTQEMVAQMKPGSVIVDLAAEQGGNCACTEAGKDIVWNGVTIIGPINLPSSMPVHASQLYAKNVTSLMQLLIKDKALQINFSDDIVDAACVTHAGEIRNQRVKDALQAVAV from the coding sequence ATGAGAATAGCAGTTGCTAAAGAAATTGAAGTTTGTGAACGTCGTGTAGCATTAATTCCCGACACCGTGTCCAGATTAGTCAAACAAGGCTTAGAGGTTTTTGTAGAAACAGGTGCGGGAGAAAAAGCATTTTTCAGTGATTCTGACTATGAAGCAGCAGGAGCGACAGTTGTAGCTGATACTGCTAAATTATGGGGAGAAGCGGATATTTTGCTCAAAGTCAGCCCTCCACAGGAAAGAGAAGATGGACGATCAGAAATTGAATTACTCAAGTCAGGATCTGTATTAATTAGCTTCCTCAATCCCTTGGGTAATCCCGTAATAGCGCAACAATTGGCAAATCGGCAAATTACAGCTTTGAGTATGGAATTAATTCCTCGTACTACAAGGGCGCAAAGCATGGATGCTTTATCTTCCCAAGCTTCACTAGCGGGTTATAAAGCCGTATTAATTGCTGCTGCGGCCTTACCGAAATATTTTCCAATGTTGACGACTGCGGCAGGTACGATCGCACCAGCTAAAGTATTTATTATGGGAGCAGGTGTAGCCGGATTGCAAGCGATCGCCACAGCCAGAAGACTAGGCGCAGTAGTAGAAGCCTTTGACATTCGCCCAGCAGTTAAAGAAGAAGTACAAAGCTTAGGTGCGAAATTCGTCGAAGTCAAACTAGAAGAAGAAACCGTAGCCGCAGGTGGTTACGCCAAAGAAATCTCCGAAGATAGCAAAAAACGCACCCAGGAACTAGTAGCCGAACACGTCAAAAACTCTGATGTTGTCATTACCACAGCCCAAGTACCAGGAAGAAAAGCACCACAACTTGTTACCCAAGAAATGGTAGCTCAGATGAAACCAGGTTCAGTCATAGTAGACTTAGCCGCAGAACAGGGTGGTAACTGCGCTTGTACAGAAGCAGGTAAAGACATTGTTTGGAACGGTGTCACAATCATTGGCCCCATCAATTTACCCTCATCAATGCCAGTACACGCCAGCCAACTGTATGCAAAGAACGTCACCTCATTAATGCAACTGCTAATTAAAGACAAAGCTTTGCAAATCAACTTTAGTGACGACATCGTTGACGCAGCTTGCGTTACCCACGCTGGAGAAATCAGAAACCAACGAGTAAAAGATGCTTTGCAAGCTGTAGCAGTTTAA
- a CDS encoding endonuclease NucS domain-containing protein: MKLRQVASGWEFESEKDLEDLVWNNLEKLFGYKPLKQQYQVSGQYCDILAFGKNKELVIIELKNSEDRYIVQQLTRYYDALLDEKPFPEYINFQVPIILIAVTPNFHRDNYTDRKYHQLKFNFLQFKIIYQEQKFSLNLINVDTTLNWKFDFDYSLENHIKKDIPTPHKRFYQLMEKCTPQQRFKLLTFRETILQFDARMQEIAQDGGIYYGNGKTKHCAELRLNSKKELVLFLWLPRNFLWGTQDNIYRFRIWTDWNNAAIVRPASKGLGKITATDIEFAKQNSKNQSLDTFLYHALNKWFQRI, translated from the coding sequence ATGAAATTAAGACAAGTGGCAAGCGGATGGGAATTTGAAAGTGAAAAAGATTTAGAAGATTTAGTTTGGAACAATTTAGAAAAGCTGTTTGGATATAAACCTTTAAAGCAACAGTATCAAGTCAGTGGACAATATTGTGATATTTTAGCTTTTGGTAAAAACAAGGAACTTGTAATTATAGAATTAAAAAATTCTGAAGATAGATATATTGTACAACAACTTACTCGTTATTATGATGCTCTTTTAGATGAAAAACCTTTTCCTGAATATATAAATTTCCAAGTTCCTATAATTTTAATTGCTGTTACTCCTAATTTTCATAGAGATAACTATACTGATCGAAAATATCATCAGCTAAAATTTAATTTTTTGCAGTTTAAAATTATTTATCAAGAACAAAAATTTAGTCTAAATCTTATTAATGTAGATACCACGCTCAACTGGAAATTTGATTTTGATTATTCCCTAGAAAATCATATTAAAAAAGATATTCCTACTCCTCATAAAAGATTTTATCAATTAATGGAAAAATGTACACCTCAACAACGGTTTAAACTACTAACATTTCGAGAAACAATTTTACAATTTGATGCTCGTATGCAAGAAATAGCTCAAGATGGAGGTATTTATTATGGTAACGGTAAAACTAAACATTGTGCAGAGTTAAGATTAAACAGTAAAAAAGAGCTTGTGTTATTTTTGTGGCTACCTCGTAATTTTCTATGGGGTACACAAGACAATATTTACAGATTCAGAATTTGGACAGATTGGAATAATGCAGCTATAGTTAGACCAGCCTCTAAAGGACTAGGTAAAATAACTGCAACTGATATTGAATTTGCAAAACAAAATTCTAAAAATCAGAGTTTAGATACTTTTCTTTATCATGCTTTAAATAAATGGTTTCAAAGAATTTAA
- a CDS encoding PH domain-containing protein, translating to MGIREEIYYEGGPHIGDLILNLLIGLTVIGLPLTVGAIVRALWLRFRITDRRVGVTGGWLGRDRTDVIYSEIVKIVKVPRGIGIWGDMVLTLKNGTRLEMRAVPNFLEVYDYINARIAAKNPEYSSSK from the coding sequence ATGGGCATTCGTGAAGAAATTTATTATGAGGGTGGCCCCCATATCGGGGATTTAATTCTCAATTTGCTGATTGGGCTAACTGTGATTGGTTTACCATTAACTGTTGGGGCAATTGTGAGAGCGTTATGGCTACGTTTCCGCATTACTGATCGAAGAGTTGGTGTAACGGGTGGTTGGCTAGGACGCGATCGCACTGACGTGATTTACTCAGAAATAGTCAAAATCGTCAAAGTCCCTCGTGGCATTGGCATCTGGGGAGATATGGTACTAACTCTCAAAAACGGTACTCGTTTAGAAATGCGGGCTGTTCCCAACTTCCTAGAAGTTTATGACTACATTAATGCCAGAATTGCTGCTAAAAACCCCGAATATAGCAGTTCTAAATAG
- a CDS encoding DUF2808 domain-containing protein — translation MRRVLSALAVTGCLLTSLPAMTWAQSLPGLTLFSGVKRENQLPFRLDFGGQTNAWDRYILRLPAEKMKLAVAQFAITYPKYYKGSFDTKKVEVIVKGKSLPLSEVKWDKEGRVLEIFPVEPVPAGSNVELVLNNVQNPTFGGIYYFNCQVLSPGDVPLLRYLGSWIISIS, via the coding sequence ATGCGACGTGTACTTTCTGCCTTGGCTGTGACTGGCTGTTTATTGACGAGTCTTCCGGCTATGACTTGGGCGCAGAGCCTACCTGGTTTAACGCTATTTAGCGGTGTCAAAAGAGAAAATCAGTTGCCCTTCCGGTTAGATTTTGGCGGTCAAACTAATGCCTGGGATAGATACATACTCAGACTTCCTGCCGAAAAAATGAAGTTGGCTGTGGCTCAATTTGCTATCACTTACCCCAAATATTACAAAGGTAGCTTTGACACCAAAAAAGTTGAAGTCATAGTCAAAGGAAAAAGCCTTCCCCTATCTGAAGTGAAATGGGACAAAGAAGGACGGGTGCTGGAAATATTTCCTGTAGAACCAGTACCAGCAGGTAGTAACGTTGAGTTAGTTTTAAATAACGTGCAGAATCCAACCTTTGGGGGGATTTACTATTTTAACTGTCAGGTTCTCTCCCCTGGAGATGTGCCACTACTACGTTATCTTGGCTCTTGGATTATTAGTATTTCCTAA
- the vapC gene encoding type II toxin-antitoxin system tRNA(fMet)-specific endonuclease VapC, translating into MKYLLDSNVCIQYLNQRSENIIQRLQDLSDINIVVCSIVKAELFYGAMRTNNPAKTLQKQQEFLDRFVSLHFDDKCALIYGEIRSKLAAKGTPIGNNDLHIAAIAMANNLTLITHNTREFSRVDNLKLEDWEI; encoded by the coding sequence ATGAAATATTTATTAGATAGTAATGTTTGTATTCAATATCTTAATCAAAGATCAGAAAATATTATTCAGCGTCTTCAAGATTTATCCGATATAAATATAGTAGTTTGTTCAATAGTGAAAGCTGAATTATTTTATGGTGCGATGAGAACTAATAATCCTGCGAAAACTCTGCAAAAGCAGCAGGAATTTTTAGACAGATTTGTTTCTTTGCATTTTGATGATAAATGTGCTTTGATTTATGGCGAAATTCGTAGTAAATTGGCTGCTAAAGGTACTCCTATAGGTAATAATGATTTACATATTGCTGCTATTGCAATGGCTAATAATTTAACTTTAATTACTCACAATACTAGAGAATTTAGTAGGGTTGATAATTTAAAATTGGAAGATTGGGAAATTTAA
- a CDS encoding NAD(P)(+) transhydrogenase (Re/Si-specific) subunit beta: MSDFLPTGIQLTYLVAASLFILGLKKLGSPATARNGNLVAAVGMLLAVVATMLDQQVLNYEMILIGLAIGSVIGAIAAYKVQMTEMPQMVGLLNGLGGASSALIAVAEFWRLLGSSQPIPLDVNISMLLDVLIGGVTLTGSFLAFAKLQGLVSGTPITFPLQQPFNLLLLGSYLAGSAYLIISPDSLPIFLAVVAVSLVLGVMFVLPIGGGDMPVVISLLNSLSGVAAAAAGFVVMNNMLIIAGALVGASGLILTEIMCKAMNRSLFSVLFSAFGSVSTATGGAAAGASNQTVRSIDPEEGAMMLGYARSVVIVPGYGMAVAQAQHSVRELADQLERMGVDVKYAIHPVAGRMPGHMNVLLAEANVAYTQLYDMEDINPQFEQADVALVIGANDVVNPAARSDVNSPIYGMPILEVDRAKQTIVIKRGMSAGFAGVDNELFYKDKTTMLFGSAKDMVAKLVSEVKQL; the protein is encoded by the coding sequence ATGAGCGACTTTTTACCAACTGGGATTCAGCTGACGTACTTAGTCGCTGCATCATTATTTATCCTCGGTTTGAAAAAACTAGGTTCTCCAGCTACAGCAAGAAACGGTAATCTTGTGGCTGCGGTGGGAATGCTGTTAGCAGTTGTCGCCACAATGCTAGATCAGCAAGTCTTAAATTACGAGATGATATTGATAGGCTTGGCGATTGGTTCTGTTATTGGTGCGATCGCAGCTTACAAAGTGCAAATGACCGAAATGCCCCAAATGGTGGGCTTACTCAACGGTTTGGGTGGTGCATCTTCCGCACTTATCGCTGTGGCTGAATTTTGGCGGTTATTAGGAAGTTCTCAACCTATCCCCCTCGATGTCAACATTTCCATGCTATTGGATGTGTTAATCGGTGGTGTCACCTTAACAGGTAGTTTTCTGGCTTTTGCTAAATTGCAAGGTTTAGTAAGTGGTACACCAATTACCTTCCCCTTACAGCAACCATTTAACCTCTTGCTGTTGGGTTCATATCTAGCCGGAAGTGCATATTTAATCATCTCACCGGATAGCCTCCCCATCTTTTTAGCAGTGGTAGCTGTTTCCTTGGTGTTGGGTGTAATGTTTGTACTGCCTATTGGTGGCGGTGATATGCCCGTGGTCATCTCCCTGTTGAACTCCCTCTCAGGTGTAGCTGCGGCTGCGGCTGGGTTTGTGGTGATGAACAATATGTTGATCATCGCCGGTGCTTTGGTGGGCGCTTCTGGTTTAATCCTTACCGAAATTATGTGTAAGGCGATGAACCGTTCTTTATTCAGCGTCTTATTTAGTGCCTTTGGTTCAGTTTCTACTGCTACTGGTGGTGCTGCTGCTGGTGCAAGTAATCAAACTGTTCGCAGTATCGATCCTGAAGAAGGGGCGATGATGTTGGGATATGCCCGTTCTGTGGTGATTGTCCCAGGATACGGTATGGCGGTTGCTCAAGCACAGCATAGCGTCCGCGAGTTGGCTGATCAACTAGAACGCATGGGTGTAGATGTGAAATATGCGATTCACCCTGTTGCGGGTAGAATGCCAGGACATATGAACGTATTATTGGCAGAAGCTAATGTGGCTTATACCCAGTTGTACGATATGGAGGATATTAATCCCCAGTTTGAACAGGCTGATGTGGCGTTAGTGATTGGTGCTAATGATGTGGTCAATCCAGCAGCGCGTAGTGATGTGAATAGTCCTATTTATGGGATGCCGATTTTAGAAGTTGATCGGGCAAAGCAGACTATTGTGATTAAGCGCGGTATGAGTGCCGGTTTTGCCGGTGTGGATAATGAGTTGTTTTATAAGGATAAGACAACAATGTTGTTTGGTAGTGCTAAGGATATGGTGGCTAAGTTGGTGAGTGAGGTGAAGCAACTTTAG
- the rpmH gene encoding 50S ribosomal protein L34: MQRTLGGTCRKRKRTSGFRARMRTPDGRNVISARRRKGRHRLSV; encoded by the coding sequence ATGCAAAGAACGTTGGGCGGTACTTGCCGTAAGAGAAAAAGAACCTCTGGTTTTCGCGCTAGAATGCGGACACCAGATGGCAGAAACGTGATTAGCGCCAGAAGAAGAAAAGGTCGTCATCGTCTGAGCGTTTAG